Proteins co-encoded in one Ooceraea biroi isolate clonal line C1 chromosome 9, Obir_v5.4, whole genome shotgun sequence genomic window:
- the LOC105279008 gene encoding uncharacterized protein LOC105279008 isoform X1, producing MEFFYCIDEVPRRCRDSRWECDIRNAMFNEGGSNLSNSDDAKSTILELFPWISEFKKMCKCIYVDKTMASLAELMQYYIRNVSVSVSDCYTKPLRAAKLKDSISETLPLFLYIYRELSENCNRSIYLNNMSDLLAMYIDMELKASKRSKEDHSTICTRLTSYLYVYLEHSTEHLLDTLIKMQLMCRGYYRILDPIITKIINNIPAHPDSNVMYVRYLLIYCLWRKVNSDMAVKSQITTTAIASLGAPPAAFPPCVLGDVLPKVPKCQPNSAKYLMQQKFDIRKCCELFIQFCRESRGGTWPEKSENAIVIPSSSKKTTSHLLGVISRENKTANCTENNFSLAPSGKDTQNNSVSSDVAEQTSVKPLGTISTNISRTISKPIKPKLLSRKKAKKSNKIVVIDLTTDIVLEKCIKKRKSRKVAWLEEAKKLDAKAIRASQKMKKQQMAENVNTLKKITLDHQLEDLLQPVRATENARSKSDRSASAARDTKLDNDKVKSRQNSEAERRNAVNGNTVFAKQPADANSSDKRIVQVPCAVSSVIVDRPQSNKSKAAASSLLDVPKDANNASKRHDAASAASNTEKTINRHNARTVIKRLIEKDTPHSESEACKRAESLRKICDLGTEHSKTVNTPAAIRALGDSKDGDDSCNRNANYLSTTKDKLSPHVVSSLVHVHHGSDDEQRETVNGTIGNIHDNDKCTQEDTQRKTINNGAPFSESTRTDGDLSKGDFAVSTTTAETRTTAAASNAVLINDATGPEQLRRSYITTEHTKQPKESESQDEYVSARHDIANNTVSLSIMSGDHSNVQTDLEVGTCIEIGDNVRDSEISNCKIRETIFENHTDRADKTSISSVLDILCSKEEGVSSDKDINSARTARKKDAQHPDGFNAEEECNVREELARSSVLRAQVEKNLRDLDHEQGQHENFKPSKESQTCKISHAKDLEDLSGDKCIIQNSDLQDNIDGLALLADVSQRYSHHVPPVKPNELKCEQIKVKDYASLRNSPCNQTTDDDEADTNDSSNTASQFLENPTTEVINRIVGIYPEDALDKVALHVEVTSTTDVTPDSRENNPSNNVPHIVETINYEADALSSNLSMVENNVQSIKENTNVILNGETVVLLQKAPNLYIINKAVENARDHNSDDESCSVKEKNWIPPEDCASFEVVNMSEHISFNLDVPQYSKELSCQENKFSVGRSKGIKVEPEEEGGLMNVAEMKSYGKKGSLSVDALPAASQIYQDTSVANVNTSKSTDKRKSILTYRQNIKQEFNNHITQNCANCVQGSNGIHSRDVIDPQHSLHIPVTHPTTISSIYGNCAASTDLYMPYRKHCAVSCSFEINSTTSLHSHTKSANSYGSSHCSCVNCTYMFAHYRQCMHPTTDSHSCIESNSYFLPAHTSVQTSTVQEHDRAKSEAAINKLYDDQLLSKIEQQILQNNTLDEQCEQNKFFKKDIDNKLPLKKRLKMRLKKEKLDSYPSVPMMSIADIEMLDGTQKHPSQVIKSSYELSPNEGNSPHDNYFSSNIAVRQNRKDYYKDMRIPNLHQNLPKESARNNERQFRPSNDQPAVCLDTCQNRVFKTPAQRRDVTITSPTSVKRITPEPMEQDSVCKKAKKSQSSRQTRSSKRNVPKVNYCYTDVDPEWNPSGESKRRRKKTSR from the exons GGCAATGTATATAGACATGGAATTAAAAGCATCAAAAAGAAGTAAAGAAGATCATAGTACAATTTGTACGAGACTTACCTCTTATCTTTATGTATATCTAG AACATTCCACGGAGCATTTGTTAGATACtttgataaaaatgcaattgatGTGCCGAGGGTATTACCGCATTTTAGATCCGATAATAAC aaaaataattaacaatattccaGCGCATCCCGATTCAAATGTTATGTACGTTCGTTACCTTCTTATTTATTGTCTTTGGAGAAAGGTAAATAGCGATATGGCAGTGAAAAGTCAAATTACTACTACCGCAATTGCCTCTCTGGGAGCACCACCAGCTGCTTTCCCACCGTGTGTGTTAGGAGATGTATTACCGAAAGTGCCAAAGTGTCAACCAAATTCAGCGAAATACCTGATGCAGCAGAAATTCGACATAAGAAAATGTTGCGAATTATTCATACAGTTCTGTAGGGAAAGCAGAGGAGGTACATGGCcggaaaaaagtgaaaatgcAATCGTTATTCCAAGCTCGTCCAAGAAAACTACTTCACATCTG CTGGGAGTAATATCACGCGAAAATAAAACCGCGAATTGTaccgaaaataattttagtctCGCTCCTTCCGGTAAAGATACGCAAAATAATTCGGTTTCGTCAGACGTGGCGGAACAAACCAGTGTTAAGCCTTTGGGCACAATTTCTACAAATATTTCGCGCACTATATCGAAACCGATCAAACCAAAACTGCTTTCTCGTAAAAAGGCTAAAAAGTCCAATAAAATAGTAGTAATTGACCTTACAACTGACATTGTTCTCGAAAAGTGCATAAAGAAGAGGAAATCGAGGAAAGTCGCGTGGCTCGAAGAAGCTAAGAAGCTCGACGCAAAGGCGATAAGGGCATCACAGAAGATGAAGAAACAACAGATGGCAGAGAACGTCAACACCTTGAAGAAAATCACTCTCGATCATCAATTGGAAGATTTGCTTCAACCCGTACGTGCCACGGAGAATGCCCGTTCAAAGAGCGATCGGAGCGCATCCGCAGCGCGGGACACCAAGTTGGATAACGACAAAGTTAAATCCAGGCAAAATTCTGAGGCGGAACGCAGGAACGCAGTCAATGGTAACACGGTGTTCGCGAAACAACCGGCGGATGCAAACAGCAGTGACAAGAGGATCGTTCAAGTACCGTGCGCAGTCTCTTCCGTAATTGTTGATCGACCGCAGTCTAATAAGTCGAAAGCCGCTGCGAGCTCGTTGTTGGATGTCCCAAAAGACGCTAATAACGCGAGCAAACGTCACGATGCTGCGTCAGCGGCGAGCAACACCGAGAAAACGATTAATAGACATAACGCGCGAACTGTGATCAAACGACTGATAGAGAAGGACACTCCGCACTCTGAAAGCGAAGCGTGTAAGAGAGCTGAAAGTTTAAGGAAAATCTGTGATTTAGGAACAGAGCACTCTAAAACTGTAAATACTCCTGCTGCGATACGTGCCCTAGGTGATTCCAAAGACGGAGATGATAGTTGTAATCGTAATGCTAACTATCTTAGTACAACTAAAGATAAATTGTCTCCACACGTAGTTTCGTCTCTGGTACATGTACATCACGGAAGTGACGACGAGCAACGCGAGACGGTCAACGGGACGATAGGAAATATCCATGACAATGACAAGTGCACGCAGGAAGACACTCAACGTAAAACAATCAACAACGGAGCGCCATTTTCGGAATCCACCAGAACCGATGGTGATTTGAGCAAAGGGGACTTTGCGGTATCCACAACTACGGCTGAAACTCGCACCACAGCGGCCGCAAGTAACGCGGTACTAATAAATGATGCAACAGGACCCGAACAGCTGCGACGATCGTACATTACCACTGAACATACAAAACAACCAAAGGAGTCCGAATCTCAGGATGAATATGTATCAGCGAGGcacgatattgcaaataatacTGTAAGTCTTAGTATAATGAGCGGAGACCATTCTAATGTACAAACAGATTTAGAAGTCGGCACTTGCATTGAGATAGGCGACAATGTAAGGGATAGCGAAATCTCTAACTGTAAAATCAGAGAGACTATTTTTGAGAATCACACGGACCGCGCCGATAAAACGAGTATTTCTAGTGTCCTCGACATATTGTGTTCAAAGGAGGAGGGAGTCAGTAGCGATAAAGATATCAACTCGGCGAGAACGGCTCGCAAAAAGGACGCGCAACATCCCGACGGATTCAATGCGGAAGAGGAATGCAACGTGCGAGAAGAATTAGCAAGATCGTCCGTGCTGCGCGCACAAGTCGAGAAGAATCTTCGTGATCTCGATCACGAGCAGGGGCAACACGAAAACTTTAAACCTTCAAAAGAATCGCAAACGTGTAAAATATCGCACGCGAAGGATCTTGAGGATCTGTCGGGCGACAAGTGTATCATTCAGAATTCGGATTTACAGGACAACATAGACGGACTGGCGTTGTTGGCCGATGTAAGCCAGCGGTACAGCCACCACGTGCCACCTGTGAAGCCGAATGAGCTAAAGTGCGAACAGATAAAAGTAAAGGACTACGCGTCGTTAAGAAACTCTCCGTGCAATCAAaccaccgacgacgacgaggccgATACCAACGACTCGTCGAATACGGCCTCTCAATTTCTGGAGAATCCAACGACGGAAGTTATCAATAGAATAGTCGGAATTTATCCCGAGGACGCGTTGGACAAGGTAGCGCTTCACGTCGAGGTGACGTCGACGACCGACGTGACCCCCGACAGCCGCGAAAACAATCCGAGCAATAACGTTCCGCATATTGTCGAGACGATAAACTACGAGGCGGACGCGTTGTCCAGCAACTTGAGCATGGTGGAGAACAACGTGCAGTCAATAAAGGAAAACACGAACGTGATATTGAACGGGGAGACGGTGGTGCTCTTGCAAAAGGCTCCGAATTTGTACATTATCAATAAAGCGGTGGAGAACGCACGAGATCACAACAGCGACGACGAGAGCTGCTCGGTCAAGGAGAAGAACTGGATACCGCCGGAGGATTGCGCCTCGTTCGAGGTCGTTAACATGTCGGAGCACATTTCGTTTAATCTGGACGTGCCGCAGTACAGCAAGGAATTATCGTGCCAAGAGAATAAGTTCTCCGTCGGGAGGAGCAAGGGCATAAAGGTCGAGCCCGAGGAGGAGGGCGGCTTAATGAACGTCGCGGAAATGAAGTCTTACGGTAAGAAGGGCTCGTTGTCGGTCGACGCGTTACCCGCGGCGTCGCAGATCTATCAGGACACGAGTGTCGCGAACGTGAATACCAGCAAGTCGACCGACAAACGGAAATCCATCCTCACTTACAGGCAGAACATTAAGCAGGAGTTCAACAATCACATCACGCAGAACTGCGCGAACTGTGTGCAGGGATCCAACGGGATACACTCGCGCGACGTAATCGATCCGCAGCACTCGTTACACATTCCCGTCACCCATCCTACGACGATATCCTCGATTTATGGGAATTGCGCCGCCAGCACCGATCTGTACATGCCGTATCGCAAGCACTGCGCCGTGTCGTGCAGTTTTGAGATCAATTCCACCACCTCGCTCCACTCTCACACGAAATCTGCCAACTCGTACGGGAGCTCGCACTGTTCCTGCGTAAATTGCACGTACATGTTCGCGCATTATAGACAGTGCATGCACCCCACCACGGACTCCCACTCCTGTATCGAAAGTAACTCTTACTTTTTGCCCGCGCACACATCAGTACAAACATCTACCGTCCAAGAGCACGATAGGGCAAAAAGTGAGGCGGCGATCAATAAGTTGTACGACGATCAGTTATTGTCGAAGATAGAGCAGCAAATTCTACAAAATAATACGTTAGACGAGCAATGCGAgcagaataaatttttcaagaagGACATAGACAACAAATTGCCGCTGAAGAAGAGATTGAAGATGAGattgaagaaagagaaactcGACAGCTACCCCAGCGTTCCCATGATGTCCATAGCGGACATAGAGATGTTGGATGGTACGCAGAAGCATCCCTCGCAGGTCATCAAATCCTCATACGAATTGTCCCCTAACGAGGGCAACAGTCCGCACGACAATTATTTTAGCTCGAACATAGCAGTTCGGCAGAATCGCAAGGACTACTATAAAGACATGCGCATTCCCAATTTACATCAAAATCTTCCTAAGGAAAGTGCGAGGAATAATGAACGCCAATTTCGACCGAGCAATGATCAACCCGCGGTGTGCCTAGATACTTGCCAAAATAGAGTATTCAAGACACCTGCGCAGCGCAGAGACGTTACCATTACGAGTCCGACGTCCGTGAAACGCATTACGCCGGAGCCGATGGAGCAGGATAGCGTGTGTAAAAAGGCGAAGAAATCGCAGTCATCCAGACAAACGAGAAGCTCAAAAAGAAACGTTCCTAaggtaaattattgttacaccGATGTTGATCCAGAGTGGAATCCGTCCGGTGAGTCAAAACGAAGACGTAAAAAGACTAGTCGATGA
- the LOC105279008 gene encoding uncharacterized protein LOC105279008 isoform X2, producing MNRTAPEAAVVVVASVSGERIETVQDIRNAMFNEGGSNLSNSDDAKSTILELFPWISEFKKMCKCIYVDKTMASLAELMQYYIRNVSVSVSDCYTKPLRAAKLKDSISETLPLFLYIYRELSENCNRSIYLNNMSDLLAMYIDMELKASKRSKEDHSTICTRLTSYLYVYLEHSTEHLLDTLIKMQLMCRGYYRILDPIITKIINNIPAHPDSNVMYVRYLLIYCLWRKVNSDMAVKSQITTTAIASLGAPPAAFPPCVLGDVLPKVPKCQPNSAKYLMQQKFDIRKCCELFIQFCRESRGGTWPEKSENAIVIPSSSKKTTSHLLGVISRENKTANCTENNFSLAPSGKDTQNNSVSSDVAEQTSVKPLGTISTNISRTISKPIKPKLLSRKKAKKSNKIVVIDLTTDIVLEKCIKKRKSRKVAWLEEAKKLDAKAIRASQKMKKQQMAENVNTLKKITLDHQLEDLLQPVRATENARSKSDRSASAARDTKLDNDKVKSRQNSEAERRNAVNGNTVFAKQPADANSSDKRIVQVPCAVSSVIVDRPQSNKSKAAASSLLDVPKDANNASKRHDAASAASNTEKTINRHNARTVIKRLIEKDTPHSESEACKRAESLRKICDLGTEHSKTVNTPAAIRALGDSKDGDDSCNRNANYLSTTKDKLSPHVVSSLVHVHHGSDDEQRETVNGTIGNIHDNDKCTQEDTQRKTINNGAPFSESTRTDGDLSKGDFAVSTTTAETRTTAAASNAVLINDATGPEQLRRSYITTEHTKQPKESESQDEYVSARHDIANNTVSLSIMSGDHSNVQTDLEVGTCIEIGDNVRDSEISNCKIRETIFENHTDRADKTSISSVLDILCSKEEGVSSDKDINSARTARKKDAQHPDGFNAEEECNVREELARSSVLRAQVEKNLRDLDHEQGQHENFKPSKESQTCKISHAKDLEDLSGDKCIIQNSDLQDNIDGLALLADVSQRYSHHVPPVKPNELKCEQIKVKDYASLRNSPCNQTTDDDEADTNDSSNTASQFLENPTTEVINRIVGIYPEDALDKVALHVEVTSTTDVTPDSRENNPSNNVPHIVETINYEADALSSNLSMVENNVQSIKENTNVILNGETVVLLQKAPNLYIINKAVENARDHNSDDESCSVKEKNWIPPEDCASFEVVNMSEHISFNLDVPQYSKELSCQENKFSVGRSKGIKVEPEEEGGLMNVAEMKSYGKKGSLSVDALPAASQIYQDTSVANVNTSKSTDKRKSILTYRQNIKQEFNNHITQNCANCVQGSNGIHSRDVIDPQHSLHIPVTHPTTISSIYGNCAASTDLYMPYRKHCAVSCSFEINSTTSLHSHTKSANSYGSSHCSCVNCTYMFAHYRQCMHPTTDSHSCIESNSYFLPAHTSVQTSTVQEHDRAKSEAAINKLYDDQLLSKIEQQILQNNTLDEQCEQNKFFKKDIDNKLPLKKRLKMRLKKEKLDSYPSVPMMSIADIEMLDGTQKHPSQVIKSSYELSPNEGNSPHDNYFSSNIAVRQNRKDYYKDMRIPNLHQNLPKESARNNERQFRPSNDQPAVCLDTCQNRVFKTPAQRRDVTITSPTSVKRITPEPMEQDSVCKKAKKSQSSRQTRSSKRNVPKVNYCYTDVDPEWNPSGESKRRRKKTSR from the exons GGCAATGTATATAGACATGGAATTAAAAGCATCAAAAAGAAGTAAAGAAGATCATAGTACAATTTGTACGAGACTTACCTCTTATCTTTATGTATATCTAG AACATTCCACGGAGCATTTGTTAGATACtttgataaaaatgcaattgatGTGCCGAGGGTATTACCGCATTTTAGATCCGATAATAAC aaaaataattaacaatattccaGCGCATCCCGATTCAAATGTTATGTACGTTCGTTACCTTCTTATTTATTGTCTTTGGAGAAAGGTAAATAGCGATATGGCAGTGAAAAGTCAAATTACTACTACCGCAATTGCCTCTCTGGGAGCACCACCAGCTGCTTTCCCACCGTGTGTGTTAGGAGATGTATTACCGAAAGTGCCAAAGTGTCAACCAAATTCAGCGAAATACCTGATGCAGCAGAAATTCGACATAAGAAAATGTTGCGAATTATTCATACAGTTCTGTAGGGAAAGCAGAGGAGGTACATGGCcggaaaaaagtgaaaatgcAATCGTTATTCCAAGCTCGTCCAAGAAAACTACTTCACATCTG CTGGGAGTAATATCACGCGAAAATAAAACCGCGAATTGTaccgaaaataattttagtctCGCTCCTTCCGGTAAAGATACGCAAAATAATTCGGTTTCGTCAGACGTGGCGGAACAAACCAGTGTTAAGCCTTTGGGCACAATTTCTACAAATATTTCGCGCACTATATCGAAACCGATCAAACCAAAACTGCTTTCTCGTAAAAAGGCTAAAAAGTCCAATAAAATAGTAGTAATTGACCTTACAACTGACATTGTTCTCGAAAAGTGCATAAAGAAGAGGAAATCGAGGAAAGTCGCGTGGCTCGAAGAAGCTAAGAAGCTCGACGCAAAGGCGATAAGGGCATCACAGAAGATGAAGAAACAACAGATGGCAGAGAACGTCAACACCTTGAAGAAAATCACTCTCGATCATCAATTGGAAGATTTGCTTCAACCCGTACGTGCCACGGAGAATGCCCGTTCAAAGAGCGATCGGAGCGCATCCGCAGCGCGGGACACCAAGTTGGATAACGACAAAGTTAAATCCAGGCAAAATTCTGAGGCGGAACGCAGGAACGCAGTCAATGGTAACACGGTGTTCGCGAAACAACCGGCGGATGCAAACAGCAGTGACAAGAGGATCGTTCAAGTACCGTGCGCAGTCTCTTCCGTAATTGTTGATCGACCGCAGTCTAATAAGTCGAAAGCCGCTGCGAGCTCGTTGTTGGATGTCCCAAAAGACGCTAATAACGCGAGCAAACGTCACGATGCTGCGTCAGCGGCGAGCAACACCGAGAAAACGATTAATAGACATAACGCGCGAACTGTGATCAAACGACTGATAGAGAAGGACACTCCGCACTCTGAAAGCGAAGCGTGTAAGAGAGCTGAAAGTTTAAGGAAAATCTGTGATTTAGGAACAGAGCACTCTAAAACTGTAAATACTCCTGCTGCGATACGTGCCCTAGGTGATTCCAAAGACGGAGATGATAGTTGTAATCGTAATGCTAACTATCTTAGTACAACTAAAGATAAATTGTCTCCACACGTAGTTTCGTCTCTGGTACATGTACATCACGGAAGTGACGACGAGCAACGCGAGACGGTCAACGGGACGATAGGAAATATCCATGACAATGACAAGTGCACGCAGGAAGACACTCAACGTAAAACAATCAACAACGGAGCGCCATTTTCGGAATCCACCAGAACCGATGGTGATTTGAGCAAAGGGGACTTTGCGGTATCCACAACTACGGCTGAAACTCGCACCACAGCGGCCGCAAGTAACGCGGTACTAATAAATGATGCAACAGGACCCGAACAGCTGCGACGATCGTACATTACCACTGAACATACAAAACAACCAAAGGAGTCCGAATCTCAGGATGAATATGTATCAGCGAGGcacgatattgcaaataatacTGTAAGTCTTAGTATAATGAGCGGAGACCATTCTAATGTACAAACAGATTTAGAAGTCGGCACTTGCATTGAGATAGGCGACAATGTAAGGGATAGCGAAATCTCTAACTGTAAAATCAGAGAGACTATTTTTGAGAATCACACGGACCGCGCCGATAAAACGAGTATTTCTAGTGTCCTCGACATATTGTGTTCAAAGGAGGAGGGAGTCAGTAGCGATAAAGATATCAACTCGGCGAGAACGGCTCGCAAAAAGGACGCGCAACATCCCGACGGATTCAATGCGGAAGAGGAATGCAACGTGCGAGAAGAATTAGCAAGATCGTCCGTGCTGCGCGCACAAGTCGAGAAGAATCTTCGTGATCTCGATCACGAGCAGGGGCAACACGAAAACTTTAAACCTTCAAAAGAATCGCAAACGTGTAAAATATCGCACGCGAAGGATCTTGAGGATCTGTCGGGCGACAAGTGTATCATTCAGAATTCGGATTTACAGGACAACATAGACGGACTGGCGTTGTTGGCCGATGTAAGCCAGCGGTACAGCCACCACGTGCCACCTGTGAAGCCGAATGAGCTAAAGTGCGAACAGATAAAAGTAAAGGACTACGCGTCGTTAAGAAACTCTCCGTGCAATCAAaccaccgacgacgacgaggccgATACCAACGACTCGTCGAATACGGCCTCTCAATTTCTGGAGAATCCAACGACGGAAGTTATCAATAGAATAGTCGGAATTTATCCCGAGGACGCGTTGGACAAGGTAGCGCTTCACGTCGAGGTGACGTCGACGACCGACGTGACCCCCGACAGCCGCGAAAACAATCCGAGCAATAACGTTCCGCATATTGTCGAGACGATAAACTACGAGGCGGACGCGTTGTCCAGCAACTTGAGCATGGTGGAGAACAACGTGCAGTCAATAAAGGAAAACACGAACGTGATATTGAACGGGGAGACGGTGGTGCTCTTGCAAAAGGCTCCGAATTTGTACATTATCAATAAAGCGGTGGAGAACGCACGAGATCACAACAGCGACGACGAGAGCTGCTCGGTCAAGGAGAAGAACTGGATACCGCCGGAGGATTGCGCCTCGTTCGAGGTCGTTAACATGTCGGAGCACATTTCGTTTAATCTGGACGTGCCGCAGTACAGCAAGGAATTATCGTGCCAAGAGAATAAGTTCTCCGTCGGGAGGAGCAAGGGCATAAAGGTCGAGCCCGAGGAGGAGGGCGGCTTAATGAACGTCGCGGAAATGAAGTCTTACGGTAAGAAGGGCTCGTTGTCGGTCGACGCGTTACCCGCGGCGTCGCAGATCTATCAGGACACGAGTGTCGCGAACGTGAATACCAGCAAGTCGACCGACAAACGGAAATCCATCCTCACTTACAGGCAGAACATTAAGCAGGAGTTCAACAATCACATCACGCAGAACTGCGCGAACTGTGTGCAGGGATCCAACGGGATACACTCGCGCGACGTAATCGATCCGCAGCACTCGTTACACATTCCCGTCACCCATCCTACGACGATATCCTCGATTTATGGGAATTGCGCCGCCAGCACCGATCTGTACATGCCGTATCGCAAGCACTGCGCCGTGTCGTGCAGTTTTGAGATCAATTCCACCACCTCGCTCCACTCTCACACGAAATCTGCCAACTCGTACGGGAGCTCGCACTGTTCCTGCGTAAATTGCACGTACATGTTCGCGCATTATAGACAGTGCATGCACCCCACCACGGACTCCCACTCCTGTATCGAAAGTAACTCTTACTTTTTGCCCGCGCACACATCAGTACAAACATCTACCGTCCAAGAGCACGATAGGGCAAAAAGTGAGGCGGCGATCAATAAGTTGTACGACGATCAGTTATTGTCGAAGATAGAGCAGCAAATTCTACAAAATAATACGTTAGACGAGCAATGCGAgcagaataaatttttcaagaagGACATAGACAACAAATTGCCGCTGAAGAAGAGATTGAAGATGAGattgaagaaagagaaactcGACAGCTACCCCAGCGTTCCCATGATGTCCATAGCGGACATAGAGATGTTGGATGGTACGCAGAAGCATCCCTCGCAGGTCATCAAATCCTCATACGAATTGTCCCCTAACGAGGGCAACAGTCCGCACGACAATTATTTTAGCTCGAACATAGCAGTTCGGCAGAATCGCAAGGACTACTATAAAGACATGCGCATTCCCAATTTACATCAAAATCTTCCTAAGGAAAGTGCGAGGAATAATGAACGCCAATTTCGACCGAGCAATGATCAACCCGCGGTGTGCCTAGATACTTGCCAAAATAGAGTATTCAAGACACCTGCGCAGCGCAGAGACGTTACCATTACGAGTCCGACGTCCGTGAAACGCATTACGCCGGAGCCGATGGAGCAGGATAGCGTGTGTAAAAAGGCGAAGAAATCGCAGTCATCCAGACAAACGAGAAGCTCAAAAAGAAACGTTCCTAaggtaaattattgttacaccGATGTTGATCCAGAGTGGAATCCGTCCGGTGAGTCAAAACGAAGACGTAAAAAGACTAGTCGATGA